Proteins found in one Actinomycetota bacterium genomic segment:
- a CDS encoding HlyD family efflux transporter periplasmic adaptor subunit produces MNAPPRARGRGSAGRRILPVATCVLLLTTCTAGRAPAVELAAVTSGTVHQTVAAPATVEPADRRVVAAPASGHVAELLVADGEVVEAGRAVLRLDSDSVDTALAQARAGVDAAAALAGVVPTVDLSPLMAGVRHQLDAVLPGLLDTLEEQAATVPDDQARAALLVRLADARAAYQRAARELARAEARAADSARRATASQRTVAAAQQRQAAVVLEAAQAKDAALIVVAPIGGVVEFGVAATADGIADDPGDLPADVAGLLGGTRGGTGGPVAVGAPVGVGQALFTVYDLSGFHLRAAVDEVDAVQVEPGQPVRVFLDAYPDDVLAGSVTRVAVGPGQAITAGVVYPVEVALDDLPSEVRPRVGMTASVEIEVRRVASATVVPASALVRRDGRDVILVVRDADGARRVRPVPVGLVAVSDDLAAVDGDVTAGEHVVVAGFEQVEDGDRLP; encoded by the coding sequence GTGAACGCGCCGCCGCGCGCGCGGGGGAGGGGATCCGCCGGCCGCCGGATCCTCCCCGTCGCCACTTGTGTCCTGTTGCTGACGACCTGCACCGCTGGTCGCGCCCCGGCGGTGGAGCTGGCTGCGGTCACCTCCGGCACGGTGCACCAGACCGTCGCCGCCCCGGCCACCGTCGAACCCGCCGACCGGCGCGTGGTCGCCGCCCCGGCGAGCGGCCACGTCGCCGAGCTGCTCGTCGCCGACGGCGAGGTGGTCGAAGCCGGCCGTGCCGTGCTGCGGTTGGACTCCGACAGCGTCGACACCGCACTGGCGCAGGCCCGCGCAGGCGTCGACGCGGCGGCTGCGCTGGCGGGGGTGGTCCCGACCGTGGACCTGTCGCCGCTGATGGCCGGCGTCCGCCACCAGCTCGACGCGGTCCTGCCCGGCCTGCTCGACACCCTCGAGGAGCAGGCGGCCACGGTCCCCGACGACCAGGCCCGCGCTGCGCTGCTGGTCCGTCTGGCCGACGCACGCGCCGCCTACCAGCGCGCCGCCCGTGAACTCGCCCGCGCCGAGGCTCGCGCCGCCGACAGCGCCCGGCGGGCGACCGCCAGCCAACGCACGGTCGCCGCCGCGCAGCAGCGGCAGGCCGCCGTGGTGCTGGAGGCAGCACAGGCCAAGGACGCAGCGCTGATCGTCGTGGCCCCGATCGGCGGCGTGGTCGAGTTCGGCGTCGCCGCGACCGCGGACGGGATCGCCGACGACCCTGGGGACCTGCCGGCGGACGTCGCCGGGCTGCTGGGCGGAACGCGCGGGGGGACGGGCGGTCCCGTGGCCGTGGGCGCGCCGGTGGGGGTGGGACAGGCGCTGTTCACCGTCTACGACCTGTCGGGCTTCCACCTCCGCGCGGCGGTGGACGAGGTCGACGCCGTCCAGGTGGAGCCCGGCCAGCCGGTCCGGGTCTTCCTCGACGCCTACCCCGACGATGTCCTGGCGGGATCGGTGACGCGCGTGGCGGTCGGTCCGGGGCAGGCCATCACCGCTGGCGTGGTGTACCCGGTCGAGGTGGCCCTCGACGACCTGCCCTCCGAGGTCCGCCCCCGGGTCGGAATGACCGCATCCGTCGAGATCGAGGTGCGGCGCGTTGCCAGCGCCACGGTCGTGCCGGCCAGCGCGCTGGTCCGCCGCGACGGGCGCGACGTCATCCTGGTGGTCCGCGACGCGGACGGGGCGCGTCGGGTGCGTCCCGTTCCCGTGGGGCTGGTCGCGGTCAGCGACGACCTCGCCGCCGTCGACGGTGACGTCACAGCCGGTGAACACGTCGTCGTTGCCGGCTTCGAGCAGGTCGAGGACGGCGATCGACTGCCGTGA
- a CDS encoding acyltransferase family protein produces the protein MADTDAQVYSIAQERAARVAGRQPSGQRARCGATTSDGRACRNYAVGGDLCRVHAAAHEDLPAAPQTPQGGVELLEGLRDVLGDRWVDQVTAVTDFLTRRLSGDYPIDPFGFDRDLTEHVLLPLLRPLYRRYWRVRSIGHERIPDGAALVVANHAGTIPVDALMVKLGIYDETGRHLRPLAADLAWRLPVIGELARKLGNTMACDEDATRLLDDGQLVGVWPEGFKGIGKAYRDRYKLQRFGRGGFVEVALRTSAPIVPTAVVGSEEIYPLIYNFRTLARLFGFPYFPVTPTFPWLGPVGLIPLPSKWIIEYGEPIPTRDYGPDAADDPMAVFDLTDRVRDTIQQMLYRNLMGRRSIFF, from the coding sequence ATGGCGGATACCGACGCCCAGGTCTACTCGATCGCGCAGGAGCGGGCCGCGCGGGTGGCGGGACGCCAACCGTCGGGGCAACGCGCACGGTGCGGGGCGACCACCTCGGACGGTCGCGCGTGCCGCAACTACGCCGTGGGCGGCGACCTGTGCCGGGTGCACGCAGCGGCGCACGAGGACCTGCCAGCGGCCCCTCAAACCCCCCAGGGCGGGGTCGAACTGCTCGAGGGCCTCCGCGACGTCCTCGGCGACCGCTGGGTCGATCAGGTCACGGCCGTGACCGACTTCCTGACGCGGCGGCTCAGCGGCGACTACCCGATCGACCCCTTCGGGTTCGACCGTGACCTGACCGAACACGTCCTGCTGCCGTTGCTCCGGCCGCTGTACCGGCGGTACTGGCGGGTGCGCAGCATCGGCCACGAGCGCATCCCCGACGGCGCCGCGCTGGTGGTCGCCAACCATGCGGGGACCATCCCCGTCGACGCGCTGATGGTGAAGCTCGGGATCTACGACGAGACCGGACGCCACCTGCGCCCCCTGGCGGCGGACCTGGCGTGGCGGCTGCCGGTGATCGGCGAGCTCGCCCGCAAGTTGGGGAACACCATGGCGTGCGACGAGGACGCCACCCGGCTGCTCGACGACGGGCAGCTGGTCGGGGTCTGGCCGGAGGGCTTCAAGGGGATCGGCAAGGCCTACCGCGACCGCTACAAGCTGCAGCGGTTCGGCCGCGGCGGCTTCGTCGAGGTGGCGCTGCGGACCTCGGCCCCGATCGTGCCGACCGCGGTCGTGGGCAGCGAGGAGATCTACCCGCTGATCTACAACTTCCGGACGCTCGCGCGGCTGTTCGGCTTCCCCTACTTCCCCGTGACCCCCACGTTCCCGTGGTTGGGTCCGGTCGGGCTGATCCCGCTGCCGTCGAAGTGGATCATCGAGTACGGCGAGCCGATCCCGACCCGTGACTACGGGCCCGATGCGGCCGACGACCCCATGGCGGTCTTCGACCTCACCGACCGCGTGCGCGACACCATCCAGCAGATGCTGTACCGCAACCTGATGGGGCGCCGCTCGATCTTCTTCTAG
- a CDS encoding ABC transporter ATP-binding protein yields MTDGDPALVEVVDAHRSYRLGGGRDAAVVQALRGVSLAVRAGEYVAVLGPSGSGKSTLLNLLGLLDRPTTGTVRFAGSDVPSLPDSQLARLRNRRIGFVFQSFQLLPRLTAVANVALPLAYRGIPRREQHDRAAAVLAAVGLGDRLDHRPTQLSGGQQQRVAIARALVGEPDLVLADEPTGNLDTATGEEILALLDRLQTERGTSLVVVTHDARIAARAARRIEVVDGVVA; encoded by the coding sequence CTGACCGACGGTGACCCTGCGCTCGTCGAGGTCGTCGATGCCCACCGCAGCTACCGGCTCGGAGGGGGGCGCGACGCCGCGGTGGTGCAGGCCCTGCGCGGTGTGTCGCTCGCCGTCCGCGCCGGCGAGTACGTGGCTGTCCTCGGCCCGTCGGGAAGCGGGAAGTCGACGCTGCTGAACCTGTTGGGGCTGCTCGACCGCCCCACCACCGGGACGGTGCGGTTCGCCGGGAGCGACGTGCCCAGCCTCCCCGACAGCCAGCTCGCGCGGTTGCGCAACCGACGCATCGGCTTCGTCTTCCAGTCGTTCCAGCTCCTGCCGCGGCTGACCGCCGTGGCCAATGTCGCGCTGCCTCTGGCGTACCGCGGCATCCCTCGCCGTGAGCAGCACGACCGCGCCGCCGCCGTCCTCGCTGCCGTGGGGCTGGGCGACCGGCTCGACCACCGACCGACCCAGCTGTCGGGCGGTCAGCAGCAACGGGTCGCGATCGCCCGGGCGCTCGTCGGCGAGCCGGACCTGGTCCTCGCGGACGAGCCGACCGGGAACCTCGACACGGCGACGGGGGAGGAGATCCTGGCGCTGCTCGACCGGCTGCAGACCGAGCGTGGCACCTCCCTGGTCGTGGTCACCCACGACGCGCGCATCGCGGCACGAGCGGCCCGCCGCATCGAGGTCGTCGACGGGGTGGTGGCGTGA
- a CDS encoding sigma-70 family RNA polymerase sigma factor: MKPLGTLDPEVVDLVSRAQQGDGEAFARLYDRYVDQIYGFLLHKVRDRHLAEDLTSDVFLRALKAIPRFRWQGVDIGAWLTTIARNRVTDHFKSARTRLVRPVDEVGERPGNRPADDPEAAAMASDLSTLLAAAVELLKDDHREVLFLRFTQNLSVSETAHAMQRSDGAIKALQYRALRALAAIVREDPAFVDGVR, encoded by the coding sequence GTGAAGCCGCTGGGAACGCTCGACCCGGAGGTGGTCGACCTCGTCAGCCGAGCCCAACAGGGCGACGGCGAGGCGTTCGCGCGACTGTACGACCGGTACGTCGACCAGATCTACGGGTTCCTGCTGCACAAGGTCCGCGATCGCCACCTCGCCGAGGATCTCACCTCCGACGTGTTCCTCCGCGCGCTGAAGGCCATCCCGCGCTTCCGTTGGCAGGGTGTGGACATCGGTGCGTGGCTCACCACGATCGCGCGGAACCGCGTCACCGATCACTTCAAATCGGCCCGGACGCGGCTGGTCCGTCCCGTCGACGAGGTCGGCGAGCGCCCCGGCAACAGGCCGGCAGACGACCCCGAGGCGGCGGCGATGGCCTCGGATCTGTCCACGCTGCTCGCCGCCGCCGTGGAGCTGTTGAAGGACGATCACCGCGAGGTGCTCTTCCTGCGCTTCACGCAGAACCTGTCGGTCTCGGAGACGGCACACGCGATGCAACGCTCCGACGGAGCGATCAAGGCCCTGCAGTACCGCGCGCTGCGGGCCCTGGCCGCGATCGTTCGCGAGGACCCTGCGTTCGTCGACGGAGTGCGTTGA
- a CDS encoding acetoin utilization protein AcuC — MADQGSDHGRVALVWDGPLEYDFGATHPLKPVRVELTVELIRALGLCDTDRAVEVGSGPYDEDELLRIHTADYVEVVKRAGADPSMRGAREYGLGPGDNPIFPGMHQASMEVCAASKEAARLVGEQEALHAFNPAGGLHHAMPGRASGFCVYNDPAVGIDWLLRNGTERIAYVDVDVHHGDGVEQIFWDDPRVLTISLHESGRYLFPGTGFPTDIGGPGAEGTAANVPLAPRTPGDVWLDAFDAVVEPLVRAFAPDVLVTQLGCDTHVSDPLAHLALTVDDYAAVATRVHRLAHETAGGRWVAFGGGGYQIVTVVPRAWTVWFAEMAGASLPDAIPEDWQDIARSRTGQDPPDRFDDGPVGMSDDSRARAREDAEEAVRSVREHVLSRHGAG; from the coding sequence ATGGCGGACCAGGGAAGCGACCACGGACGCGTCGCGCTGGTGTGGGACGGGCCGCTGGAGTACGACTTCGGCGCGACCCATCCGCTCAAGCCCGTCCGTGTCGAGCTCACCGTCGAGCTGATCCGCGCGCTGGGCCTGTGCGACACCGACCGTGCGGTGGAGGTCGGCTCGGGGCCGTACGACGAGGACGAGCTGCTGCGGATCCACACCGCCGACTACGTCGAGGTGGTCAAGCGCGCGGGCGCCGACCCGTCCATGCGGGGCGCCCGCGAGTACGGGCTGGGGCCGGGTGACAACCCGATCTTCCCGGGGATGCACCAGGCATCCATGGAGGTGTGCGCGGCGTCGAAGGAGGCCGCGCGGCTGGTGGGCGAGCAGGAGGCCCTCCACGCGTTCAACCCGGCCGGTGGCCTGCACCACGCGATGCCGGGGCGTGCGTCGGGGTTCTGCGTCTACAACGACCCGGCGGTGGGGATCGACTGGCTGCTGCGCAACGGCACCGAACGCATCGCCTACGTCGACGTCGACGTCCACCACGGTGACGGCGTGGAGCAGATCTTCTGGGACGACCCGCGCGTGCTGACCATCTCGCTGCACGAATCCGGCCGGTACCTGTTCCCGGGGACCGGGTTCCCGACCGACATCGGGGGGCCGGGAGCTGAAGGCACGGCGGCCAACGTGCCCTTGGCGCCGCGGACGCCCGGTGACGTGTGGCTGGACGCGTTCGACGCGGTCGTGGAGCCGCTGGTCCGTGCGTTCGCTCCCGATGTGCTCGTCACCCAGCTGGGTTGTGACACCCACGTCAGCGACCCGCTGGCGCACCTGGCGCTGACCGTCGACGACTACGCCGCGGTCGCCACGCGGGTGCATCGCCTGGCGCACGAGACGGCCGGCGGGCGGTGGGTCGCGTTCGGCGGCGGCGGGTACCAGATCGTGACCGTGGTCCCACGAGCCTGGACGGTGTGGTTCGCGGAGATGGCCGGTGCCAGCCTCCCGGACGCGATCCCTGAAGACTGGCAGGACATCGCGCGTTCGCGGACCGGCCAGGACCCGCCCGACCGCTTCGACGACGGGCCCGTCGGGATGTCCGACGACAGCCGGGCCCGTGCCCGCGAGGACGCGGAGGAGGCCGTGCGCTCCGTCCGCGAGCACGTCCTTTCCCGCCACGGCGCCGGCTGA
- the proC gene encoding pyrroline-5-carboxylate reductase, with the protein MGEALLSGLLRSGWIGADRIVCTTRREERCAELARAYGVHATVDNREAISGAGVVILAVKPQSVGALLARDGHAFRAGQTVISVIAGVPTGRIEAAIGADVPVVRVMSNVPVQVDEAMSVLSPGAHATDADLEIAEKILGHVGKVLRLPEEHLDAVTALSGSGPAYFFLLAEAMIDAGILLGLPRDVATELIIQTMVGSAKMLRDTGRHPVELREMVTSPGGTTIAAIRQLEQSRVRAAFLNAIEAAKHRSEELARS; encoded by the coding sequence ATGGGCGAAGCGCTGCTGTCGGGGTTGCTGCGCTCGGGTTGGATCGGGGCCGACCGCATCGTGTGCACCACCCGCCGTGAGGAACGCTGCGCGGAGCTGGCCCGCGCCTACGGCGTCCACGCCACGGTGGACAACCGGGAGGCGATCAGCGGCGCGGGCGTCGTCATCCTGGCGGTGAAGCCACAGTCGGTCGGGGCGCTCCTGGCGCGCGACGGCCACGCGTTCCGGGCCGGCCAGACCGTCATCAGCGTGATCGCGGGTGTCCCAACCGGCCGCATCGAGGCGGCGATCGGTGCCGACGTCCCGGTCGTGCGGGTCATGAGCAACGTCCCGGTGCAGGTCGACGAAGCCATGAGCGTGCTCTCGCCGGGCGCGCACGCCACCGACGCTGACCTGGAGATCGCCGAGAAGATCCTGGGCCACGTCGGGAAGGTGCTGCGCCTGCCCGAGGAGCACCTCGATGCGGTCACGGCCCTGTCCGGATCCGGGCCGGCCTACTTCTTCCTGTTGGCCGAAGCGATGATCGATGCGGGGATCCTCCTGGGGTTGCCACGCGACGTCGCCACCGAGCTGATCATCCAGACCATGGTCGGCTCGGCCAAGATGCTCCGCGACACCGGCCGCCACCCCGTTGAGCTCCGCGAGATGGTGACCTCGCCCGGCGGGACCACCATCGCCGCGATCCGCCAACTGGAGCAGTCCCGCGTCCGGGCCGCGTTCCTCAACGCGATCGAGGCGGCCAAGCACCGCAGCGAGGAGCTCGCCCGATCGTGA
- a CDS encoding helix-turn-helix domain-containing protein, with product MDELLTVAEVADLLRVSTMTVYRLIRSGELPAVRVGRNYRVRRDELETYLAGQVVEPETVADER from the coding sequence ATGGACGAACTGCTCACGGTCGCCGAGGTCGCGGACCTGCTGCGTGTCTCCACCATGACCGTCTACCGCCTGATCCGCAGCGGGGAGCTCCCGGCGGTCCGGGTCGGCCGCAACTACCGGGTCCGTCGCGACGAGCTCGAGACCTACCTCGCCGGGCAGGTGGTCGAGCCGGAGACCGTCGCCGACGAGCGGTGA
- a CDS encoding sugar phosphate isomerase/epimerase: protein MTPTMLASTGPLFARPLDWAMGVILEAGYDGVELMVTQDPATQEPDRVLEVAAREGARVPVVHGPFLLLTRRVFGVDPTEKARRSLELAAEIDADLMIVHPPLRWQTAFHDWLVEEADDEAAELGTGVGVENLYPVPLLGRPVRFHRYTKPEHLEEFRHLVLDTSHFGVTGIDLERAWEHLGHAAAHLHVSDNRGQGRDSHAPLGHGVLPIASFLTAARRSGYSGPITLELDCRRYLDDRAALVGYLQQERQKCLALLDGEPPEEVLGRPDRPPQPEHEEGEPPTVAVVPRD from the coding sequence ATGACCCCGACCATGCTGGCCTCGACGGGGCCGCTGTTCGCACGGCCTCTGGACTGGGCGATGGGGGTCATCCTCGAAGCCGGGTACGACGGCGTCGAGCTGATGGTCACCCAGGATCCCGCCACCCAGGAGCCCGACCGCGTGCTCGAGGTCGCGGCTCGGGAGGGCGCGCGGGTCCCGGTCGTCCACGGGCCGTTCCTGCTGCTGACCCGCCGCGTGTTCGGCGTCGACCCCACCGAGAAGGCCCGCCGCTCACTGGAGCTGGCCGCGGAGATCGACGCGGACCTGATGATCGTGCATCCGCCGTTGCGTTGGCAGACCGCCTTCCACGACTGGCTGGTGGAGGAGGCCGACGACGAGGCCGCCGAGCTCGGCACAGGGGTGGGCGTGGAGAACCTCTACCCCGTCCCGCTCCTCGGACGGCCGGTCCGCTTCCACCGCTACACCAAGCCAGAGCACTTGGAGGAGTTCCGTCACCTCGTCCTCGACACGAGCCACTTCGGGGTCACCGGCATCGACCTGGAGCGGGCATGGGAGCACCTGGGTCACGCGGCCGCGCACCTCCACGTGTCCGACAACCGCGGGCAGGGACGTGACAGCCACGCCCCGCTGGGACACGGCGTGCTCCCGATCGCGTCGTTCCTGACGGCCGCGCGCCGATCCGGGTACTCGGGACCGATCACGCTCGAGCTCGACTGCCGCCGCTACCTCGATGACCGTGCGGCGCTGGTCGGCTACCTGCAGCAGGAGCGCCAGAAATGCCTGGCTCTCCTGGACGGGGAGCCCCCCGAGGAGGTCCTGGGACGCCCCGACCGCCCGCCGCAGCCGGAGCACGAGGAAGGCGAGCCACCGACGGTCGCGGTCGTCCCACGCGACTGA
- a CDS encoding ABC transporter permease — MNVAAATRAALDAVRANRLRSALTTLGVVIGVLAVILLVAVGQGARQEVTATIEDLGSNLLLVFPGQADFGQAPTRSRFTLHDAEAVARALGDPERVAAHVVSGEVIRAGNASTFVSVLGVTETFPRVVTRRLSRGAFFTASDLATGRRVVVIGAAAADELFAGGDPLGKTVTVAGLRFRVTGVLEPVGGSFGPDRDAQILVPVTAAQRAFGTDRIDAIFVRSASTAAIEDDAARVRHALTRRFSEDEFSVITQRELIGVVGRVLELLTLVLAAIAGISLLVGGVGVSNIMLVSVSERTREIGLRKALGARTRDITLQFLIEAVVLTGTGGIAGILLGVGLARLADRYSPLPAVVTGWSVALAVGVSVAVGIVFGVWPARRAGRLDPVAALRHE; from the coding sequence GTGAACGTCGCCGCGGCGACCCGCGCCGCGCTGGACGCCGTCCGCGCCAACCGGCTGCGATCGGCCCTGACCACCCTCGGCGTCGTGATCGGGGTGCTGGCCGTCATCCTGCTGGTCGCCGTCGGACAGGGGGCACGTCAGGAGGTCACCGCGACGATCGAGGACCTCGGCTCCAACCTCCTCCTGGTCTTCCCCGGCCAGGCCGACTTCGGCCAGGCACCGACCCGGTCGCGGTTCACCCTGCACGACGCCGAGGCGGTGGCGCGGGCGCTGGGCGACCCGGAGCGCGTCGCTGCTCACGTGGTCTCCGGGGAGGTGATCCGCGCCGGGAACGCGTCCACGTTCGTCAGCGTGCTCGGGGTCACCGAGACCTTCCCCAGGGTGGTGACGCGACGCCTGTCCCGCGGCGCGTTCTTCACGGCGTCGGACCTGGCCACCGGTCGGCGGGTGGTCGTCATCGGAGCGGCTGCCGCCGACGAGCTGTTCGCTGGTGGTGACCCGTTGGGCAAGACGGTCACGGTCGCGGGGCTGCGCTTCCGCGTCACCGGGGTGCTCGAGCCGGTCGGGGGGAGCTTCGGGCCGGACCGGGATGCGCAGATCCTGGTCCCGGTCACCGCGGCGCAGCGGGCGTTCGGGACCGATCGGATCGATGCGATCTTCGTGCGGTCGGCGTCGACCGCCGCGATCGAGGATGACGCCGCCCGGGTTCGCCACGCCCTGACCCGGCGGTTCAGCGAGGACGAGTTCAGCGTGATCACCCAGCGGGAGCTGATCGGGGTGGTGGGTCGGGTCCTGGAGCTGCTCACCCTGGTGCTGGCCGCGATCGCGGGGATCTCCCTGCTGGTGGGAGGGGTCGGGGTGAGCAACATCATGCTGGTGTCGGTCTCCGAACGGACCCGTGAGATCGGCTTGCGCAAGGCGCTGGGGGCCCGCACCCGCGACATCACGCTGCAGTTCCTGATAGAGGCCGTGGTGCTGACCGGCACGGGGGGGATCGCCGGGATCCTGCTCGGCGTCGGTCTGGCCCGCCTCGCCGACCGCTACTCCCCGCTCCCGGCGGTCGTGACCGGCTGGTCGGTGGCTCTGGCCGTGGGCGTGTCGGTGGCGGTGGGGATCGTGTTCGGGGTGTGGCCGGCGCGCCGTGCCGGCCGCCTCGACCCGGTGGCCGCCCTCCGCCACGAGTGA
- a CDS encoding NAD-dependent epimerase/dehydratase family protein produces the protein MAGRRVLITGISEQIPGKLARALEQRDDVEYVAGVDVRAPHDDLRHTEFIRADIRNPIVTRVITATGVDTVVHAGVATAPGSVGGRARMKEHNVIGTMQLLAACQKADALRTVVIKSSTAVYGSDHSDPALFTEGATPRATPRSGFAKDVTEVEGYARSFGRRRPDVTVTILRFANFIGGGVDSLFARYFALPLVPTIAGYDPRLQFCHGDDALAVMERATVEDRPGIYNVAGAGVLYLSQAIRLAGRVPAPVLLPFATIAGNLVRRTGRLDFSPEQLRFLQYGRAVDVTKLRRNFGSVPRYSTREAFQDYLAHRRIRKVAPSPTQAWDRELYDFLQRRAAAASANQTGSTGEDR, from the coding sequence GTGGCTGGCCGACGCGTCCTGATCACCGGGATCTCCGAGCAGATCCCGGGGAAGCTGGCCCGCGCGCTCGAGCAGCGCGACGACGTCGAGTACGTCGCCGGAGTCGACGTCCGCGCGCCGCACGACGACCTGCGCCACACCGAGTTCATCCGGGCCGACATCCGCAACCCCATCGTCACCCGTGTGATCACCGCCACGGGGGTCGACACGGTGGTGCACGCCGGTGTGGCAACGGCCCCCGGTTCGGTCGGCGGCCGCGCACGCATGAAGGAGCACAACGTCATCGGGACCATGCAGCTGCTGGCAGCCTGCCAGAAGGCCGACGCGCTCCGGACGGTGGTGATCAAGTCGTCCACCGCCGTCTACGGGAGCGACCACAGCGACCCGGCGCTGTTCACCGAGGGCGCGACACCGCGGGCCACGCCACGTTCGGGGTTCGCCAAGGACGTCACCGAGGTCGAGGGGTACGCCCGCAGCTTCGGCCGTCGACGCCCGGACGTGACCGTCACCATCCTGCGGTTCGCCAACTTCATCGGGGGCGGGGTCGACTCGCTGTTCGCCCGGTACTTCGCCCTCCCGCTGGTCCCGACCATCGCCGGCTACGACCCGCGGCTGCAGTTCTGCCACGGTGACGACGCCCTGGCCGTCATGGAGCGTGCCACGGTCGAGGATCGGCCCGGCATCTACAACGTCGCAGGCGCCGGCGTGCTGTACCTGTCGCAGGCGATCCGCCTGGCGGGGCGCGTCCCCGCCCCGGTCCTGCTCCCGTTCGCCACGATCGCCGGGAACCTGGTCCGGCGCACCGGCCGGCTCGATTTCTCACCGGAGCAGCTCCGGTTCCTGCAGTACGGCCGGGCGGTGGACGTCACCAAGCTGCGTCGCAACTTCGGGTCCGTGCCGCGGTACTCCACCCGTGAGGCGTTCCAGGACTACCTGGCCCACCGACGGATCCGGAAGGTGGCGCCGTCGCCGACGCAGGCTTGGGACCGCGAGCTGTACGACTTCCTGCAGCGCCGCGCGGCTGCGGCCAGCGCGAACCAGACCGGCAGCACCGGAGAGGACCGCTGA
- a CDS encoding SAM-dependent chlorinase/fluorinase, giving the protein MSRHPGPPARYAAVAFLSDFGLDDIFVGVCHGVLARFAAHARVIDLTHAVPRGDVATGAVLLARAATYQPVSVHLAVVDPGVGTERRGVAVVADRGDVLVGPDNGLLVPAARALGGVVAAFELADPQARLQPVADTFHGRDVFAPAAGLIAAGHDPRNLGPAVTDLTDVQTVPAAAVAGGRLRASVTLVDRFGNLQLAASTADLASLGAELGDEVFVAHGGRWWTARWARTFGDVAAGDMLVHQDGDRALAVAVNRGSAAARTGAARGDVLTLAPASTTPHGGRDAHRGTDERGS; this is encoded by the coding sequence GTGAGCCGCCATCCGGGCCCGCCGGCGCGGTACGCGGCGGTCGCCTTCCTCTCCGATTTCGGCCTCGACGACATCTTCGTGGGCGTCTGCCACGGGGTGCTGGCCCGCTTCGCGGCGCACGCCCGCGTGATCGACCTGACCCACGCCGTGCCACGTGGCGACGTCGCGACCGGCGCGGTGCTGCTGGCGCGCGCCGCCACCTACCAGCCGGTGTCGGTGCACCTGGCGGTGGTCGACCCCGGGGTGGGCACCGAACGGCGGGGCGTGGCCGTGGTGGCCGACCGGGGGGATGTCCTGGTCGGGCCGGACAACGGCCTGCTGGTCCCGGCGGCGCGGGCGCTCGGTGGCGTGGTCGCCGCCTTCGAGCTGGCGGATCCCCAGGCCCGGCTGCAGCCGGTGGCCGACACGTTCCACGGACGTGACGTGTTCGCCCCGGCGGCGGGCCTGATCGCCGCCGGACACGACCCACGCAACCTCGGCCCGGCGGTCACCGACCTCACCGACGTGCAGACCGTCCCGGCGGCGGCCGTGGCCGGTGGTCGGCTGCGCGCGTCGGTGACCCTGGTCGACCGTTTCGGCAACCTGCAGCTGGCGGCCTCCACAGCCGACCTGGCTAGCCTGGGAGCCGAGCTCGGTGACGAGGTCTTCGTCGCACACGGGGGGCGCTGGTGGACGGCTCGCTGGGCCCGGACGTTCGGGGACGTTGCGGCCGGTGACATGCTCGTTCACCAGGACGGCGACCGGGCTCTGGCGGTCGCGGTGAACCGCGGGTCCGCAGCGGCGCGGACGGGCGCCGCCCGCGGTGACGTGTTGACGCTCGCGCCGGCGTCGACGACCCCGCACGGCGGACGGGACGCGCACCGGGGAACTGACGAGCGAGGATCGTGA